From a single Vibrio toranzoniae genomic region:
- the pgm gene encoding phosphoglucomutase (alpha-D-glucose-1,6-bisphosphate-dependent), whose product MAMHPRAGQKAQQEDLHNIPALVANYFLQQPDANNPDHKVLFGTSGHRGTADKSTFNENHILAIAQAVAEVRAEQGTTGPLFLGKDTHALSEPAFSTVIEVLVANGVEVIIQEKNGFTPTPGVSHAILTHNLANDKKADGIVITPSHNPPQDGGIKYNPTHGGPAEAELTQAIEDRANVIIAEQMQGVKRTPIAQARQSELVKEVDLVAPYVADLVNVVDMEAIQKANIKIGVDPLGGSGIDYWRQIGKAYNLDLTLVSEAVDPSFQFMSLDKDGVVRMDCSSPYAMAGLLALKDDYQLAFGNDPDYDRHGIVTPKGLMNPNHFLAVCIDYLYRNREGWGKDVAVGKTLVSSALIDRVVADLGRELCEVPVGFKWFVDGLYNGQFGFGGEESAGASFLRKDGTPWSTDKDGLILCLLAAEITAVTGKNPQEYYEELAAKHGESKYNRIQAVANGAQKDVLKKLSPEMVSAETLAGDAITARLTHAPGNGAAIGGLKVTTENGWFAARPSGTEDIYKIYCESFKGEEYLKAIEAEAQEIVNQVFAAAGL is encoded by the coding sequence ATGGCTATGCACCCTCGTGCTGGGCAAAAAGCTCAGCAGGAAGATCTTCATAATATTCCGGCTTTAGTGGCTAACTATTTCTTACAGCAACCGGATGCTAACAACCCAGATCATAAAGTATTGTTTGGTACTTCTGGCCACCGTGGTACCGCAGACAAATCAACATTTAACGAAAATCACATTCTAGCGATTGCACAAGCAGTTGCAGAGGTTCGTGCCGAGCAGGGGACAACAGGCCCACTTTTCTTAGGTAAAGATACTCATGCTCTATCTGAGCCTGCGTTCTCTACGGTTATCGAAGTGCTTGTAGCGAACGGTGTTGAAGTTATTATTCAAGAAAAAAATGGCTTTACTCCAACACCAGGTGTCTCGCACGCGATCCTTACGCACAACCTAGCGAATGATAAAAAAGCCGATGGCATTGTTATCACACCTTCACATAACCCTCCTCAAGACGGCGGTATCAAATACAACCCGACACACGGTGGTCCTGCTGAAGCTGAATTAACGCAAGCGATTGAAGATCGCGCGAACGTTATTATCGCTGAGCAAATGCAGGGTGTTAAGCGTACTCCTATCGCACAGGCTAGACAGTCCGAGTTAGTGAAGGAAGTGGATCTGGTTGCTCCATACGTTGCTGATTTGGTTAACGTGGTTGATATGGAAGCGATCCAGAAAGCAAACATCAAGATTGGTGTTGATCCACTGGGTGGCAGCGGTATTGATTACTGGCGTCAAATTGGTAAAGCGTACAACCTAGATCTTACTTTGGTAAGTGAAGCCGTTGATCCTTCGTTCCAGTTTATGTCTTTAGATAAAGATGGCGTGGTTCGTATGGACTGTTCTTCTCCGTACGCGATGGCAGGTTTACTGGCGCTTAAAGATGACTATCAACTCGCGTTTGGTAACGACCCAGATTACGACCGCCACGGCATTGTTACGCCAAAAGGCCTAATGAACCCAAACCACTTCTTAGCGGTTTGTATCGACTACTTATACCGTAACCGTGAAGGTTGGGGCAAAGATGTTGCTGTTGGTAAGACACTGGTATCAAGCGCTCTGATTGATCGCGTTGTTGCTGATTTAGGTCGTGAGCTTTGTGAAGTGCCAGTTGGATTCAAATGGTTCGTTGATGGCTTATATAACGGTCAGTTTGGTTTCGGTGGTGAGGAGAGTGCGGGTGCCTCTTTCTTACGTAAAGACGGTACGCCTTGGTCAACAGATAAAGATGGCCTGATTCTTTGCTTACTTGCGGCTGAAATCACAGCAGTTACCGGTAAGAACCCACAAGAATACTACGAAGAGCTTGCCGCTAAACACGGTGAGTCTAAGTACAACCGTATTCAAGCGGTAGCCAACGGCGCACAAAAAGACGTGCTTAAGAAGTTATCTCCAGAGATGGTTTCAGCTGAGACGCTTGCTGGCGATGCGATTACTGCACGCCTAACGCATGCTCCAGGTAATGGCGCTGCGATTGGCGGCTTAAAAGTGACGACTGAGAACGGTTGGTTCGCTGCTCGTCCATCAGGCACTGAAGACATCTACAAGATCTACTGTGAAAGCTTTAAAGGTGAAGAGTACCTAAAAGCAATTGAAGCAGAAGCTCAAGAGATTGTTAATCAAGTCTTTGCTGCCGCTGGCCTATAA
- a CDS encoding Nif3-like dinuclear metal center hexameric protein codes for MNNLQLEKLLNEKLQPQQIKDYCPNGLQVEGASEVKRIVTGVTASQALIDKAVELNADALLVHHGYFWKGESEAIRGMKGKRIRTLIKNDINLFGYHLPLDIHPELGNNAKLAELLDIEIEGGLEGHPQSVAMFGKLKAPMTGTEFADKVDQALNRKPLHIAPENQDKLITTVGWCTGGGQDYIELAASQGIDAFISGEVSERTTYSAREQDIHYFAAGHHATERYGVKALGEWLANEHDIDVEFIDIDNPV; via the coding sequence ATGAATAACTTACAATTAGAAAAGCTACTGAACGAAAAACTTCAGCCACAGCAGATTAAAGATTACTGTCCGAATGGTCTTCAAGTAGAAGGTGCTTCTGAAGTGAAGCGCATTGTAACTGGTGTAACAGCTTCTCAAGCACTGATTGATAAAGCGGTAGAATTGAACGCCGATGCTTTGTTAGTTCATCATGGTTACTTTTGGAAAGGTGAGTCAGAAGCCATCCGCGGTATGAAAGGCAAGCGCATTCGTACTCTGATTAAAAATGACATTAATCTTTTTGGTTATCATTTACCTCTCGACATTCATCCTGAGCTTGGTAACAACGCTAAGCTAGCTGAACTACTCGATATTGAGATAGAAGGAGGCTTAGAAGGGCACCCACAATCGGTTGCTATGTTTGGTAAGTTGAAAGCGCCTATGACAGGTACTGAGTTTGCAGATAAAGTCGACCAAGCTCTGAATCGTAAACCACTGCATATCGCTCCTGAAAACCAAGACAAACTGATTACCACTGTGGGTTGGTGCACTGGTGGCGGTCAAGATTATATTGAACTTGCCGCGTCTCAAGGTATTGATGCTTTTATCTCTGGTGAAGTTTCAGAGCGTACAACGTACTCAGCTCGTGAGCAAGATATTCATTACTTCGCTGCAGGTCACCACGCAACAGAGCGCTATGGTGTGAAGGCATTAGGTGAGTGGCTAGCAAACGAACATGATATAGATGTTGAATTTATCGATATTGATAACCCAGTATAG
- the fldA gene encoding flavodoxin FldA: MASVGLFFGSDTGNTEAVAKMIQKQLSKQLVHVQDIAKSSKEDIDNFDLLLLGIPTWYYGEAQCDWDDFFPELEAIDFSTKLVAIFGCGDQEDYAEYFCDAMGTVRDIVEAKGGTILGHTSTEGYEFEASKGLVEGDDSQFVGLCIDEDRQPELTDERVSNWVKQIHEEMCLAELED; the protein is encoded by the coding sequence ATGGCAAGTGTAGGTCTCTTCTTTGGTAGCGATACAGGTAACACTGAAGCTGTTGCTAAGATGATTCAAAAGCAATTGAGCAAACAGCTCGTTCACGTTCAAGACATTGCAAAAAGCAGCAAAGAGGATATCGATAACTTCGATCTACTGCTGCTTGGTATTCCTACGTGGTATTACGGCGAAGCTCAATGTGATTGGGATGATTTTTTCCCAGAACTAGAAGCAATTGACTTCTCAACCAAACTTGTTGCTATCTTCGGTTGTGGCGACCAAGAAGATTACGCAGAGTACTTCTGTGATGCTATGGGTACTGTCCGTGACATCGTTGAAGCGAAAGGTGGTACGATCTTAGGTCACACATCGACTGAAGGCTACGAATTCGAAGCATCAAAAGGTTTAGTTGAAGGTGACGATAGCCAATTCGTTGGTCTATGTATTGATGAAGACCGTCAACCAGAGCTAACCGATGAGCGAGTATCTAACTGGGTTAAACAAATCCACGAAGAGATGTGCCTTGCAGAGTTAGAAGACTAA
- a CDS encoding DUF2788 domain-containing protein has product MLYDYMNIIESVGLDLLFAAIFFLIGMAIRDVLKQGNVPVFGRRIVWLVLFLGCAGFIAKGIIQLSWEGTGI; this is encoded by the coding sequence ATGCTTTACGACTACATGAACATCATTGAATCTGTTGGTTTAGATCTCCTATTTGCCGCGATTTTCTTTTTGATCGGTATGGCAATTAGAGATGTTCTAAAGCAGGGAAACGTCCCTGTATTTGGTCGTCGCATCGTATGGTTAGTACTTTTCCTTGGTTGTGCAGGTTTTATCGCCAAAGGGATAATCCAACTAAGCTGGGAAGGAACAGGGATCTAA
- the seqA gene encoding replication initiation negative regulator SeqA gives MKTIEVDEDLYRFIAGQTERIGESASDILRRLLQVDSQGMAPIEEIVEPKGIVVSKEVGFTPEKVDGVKEMRSLLISDEFASLKKAIDRFMLVLSTLHKIDPESFSEATQVKGRKRVYFADNEATLLENGNTTKPKAIPQSPFWVITNNNTSRKRQMVEQLMSRMSFQAELIEKVTGSI, from the coding sequence ATGAAAACAATTGAGGTTGATGAAGACCTATACCGTTTTATTGCGGGTCAGACAGAACGTATTGGCGAAAGCGCTTCAGATATTCTGCGCCGCTTGTTACAGGTTGATAGTCAAGGTATGGCTCCGATCGAAGAGATCGTTGAGCCAAAAGGTATCGTTGTTAGCAAAGAAGTCGGCTTTACTCCAGAGAAGGTCGATGGCGTTAAAGAAATGCGCTCACTACTAATATCAGATGAGTTTGCGTCACTAAAGAAAGCCATTGATCGTTTTATGCTTGTGTTATCGACACTGCATAAAATCGACCCTGAAAGCTTTTCAGAAGCAACTCAAGTAAAAGGCCGCAAGCGTGTTTACTTTGCAGATAACGAAGCGACGTTGCTAGAGAATGGCAATACAACTAAGCCTAAGGCCATCCCACAAAGTCCTTTTTGGGTTATTACTAATAACAACACTAGCCGTAAAAGACAGATGGTTGAGCAGCTTATGAGCCGTATGAGTTTTCAAGCAGAATTGATAGAAAAAGTAACAGGTTCAATTTAA
- a CDS encoding DUF4442 domain-containing protein, which produces MNKQLARIYKPSIVRFALNVWPPFWGAGIKIAHISSDFRVVKTVLKLRWWNKNANRTQYGGSIFSLTDPVYSLMLMGILGERYYVWDKEASINFIKPGQSDLYADFEISQGQLDEIYRQTQLGEKCFPEFIIYVKDKQGNVVSEIQRTLYVRKKPQFREDDDKALEAEC; this is translated from the coding sequence ATGAACAAGCAACTTGCAAGAATATATAAACCAAGCATTGTAAGGTTCGCACTCAATGTTTGGCCTCCGTTTTGGGGCGCTGGTATTAAGATAGCCCATATTAGCTCTGATTTCAGGGTAGTAAAGACGGTGCTCAAGCTGCGTTGGTGGAATAAAAATGCCAATCGTACTCAATATGGAGGCAGTATCTTCTCCCTAACCGATCCGGTTTACTCGTTGATGTTAATGGGAATTTTGGGTGAGAGATACTATGTGTGGGATAAAGAAGCGAGCATTAACTTTATCAAGCCTGGCCAATCTGACTTGTATGCAGACTTTGAGATAAGCCAAGGACAACTTGATGAGATTTATCGGCAGACGCAGCTTGGAGAAAAGTGTTTCCCAGAATTCATTATCTATGTAAAAGATAAACAGGGGAATGTGGTATCAGAAATCCAGCGAACCTTGTATGTAAGGAAGAAGCCACAATTTAGAGAAGATGACGATAAAGCATTAGAAGCGGAATGTTAG
- the glnS gene encoding glutamine--tRNA ligase, which translates to MSEAEARPSNFIRQIIDKDLADGTHSSVHTRFPPEPNGYLHIGHAKSICLNFGIAQDYQGQCNLRFDDTNPEKEDVEYVESIKNDVSWLGFGWSGDICYSSNYFDTLYAYAVELINKGLAYVDELSPEQIREYRGTLKEPGKASPYRDRSPEENLALFEKMRDGGFEEGKACLRAKIDMSSSFMVMRDPVIYRVRFAHHHQTGDKWCIYPMYDFTHCISDALEGITHSICTLEFQDNRRLYDWVLDNITIDSQPRQYEFSRLNLEYTVMSKRKLNQLVVENLVQGWDDPRMPTISGLRRRGFTPSSIREFCKRIGVTKQENMIEFGSLESCIRDDLNENAPRAMAVLDPVKVVIENYEADTVETLTVANHPNKPEMGTREVPFTREVWIERDDFREEANKKYKRLVLGKEVRLRGAYVIKAERIEKDAEGNITTIFCSYDNETLGKNPADGRKVKGVIHWVSADKALPAEIRLYDRLFTVANPAAADDFAATLNPESLVTLNGFVEPSLAEGVAEQAYQFERTGYFCVDSKDSKADALVFNRTVGLRDTWGKAEA; encoded by the coding sequence ATGAGTGAAGCTGAGGCTCGTCCATCGAATTTCATTCGCCAAATTATCGATAAAGATTTAGCGGATGGTACACACAGTAGCGTGCATACTCGTTTCCCGCCGGAGCCAAACGGTTACCTGCATATTGGTCACGCTAAATCTATTTGCTTGAATTTTGGTATTGCTCAGGACTACCAGGGACAATGTAATCTTCGTTTCGATGATACAAACCCTGAAAAAGAAGACGTTGAATACGTTGAGTCAATTAAGAATGATGTAAGCTGGTTAGGCTTTGGATGGTCTGGTGATATTTGTTACTCATCAAACTATTTCGATACGCTTTACGCTTATGCTGTGGAATTAATTAATAAAGGCTTAGCGTACGTTGACGAGCTAAGTCCTGAGCAGATCCGTGAATACCGTGGCACGCTAAAAGAGCCAGGTAAAGCGAGCCCGTACCGCGATCGCAGCCCTGAAGAGAACCTAGCGTTGTTTGAAAAAATGCGTGACGGTGGTTTCGAAGAAGGCAAAGCGTGTCTACGTGCTAAGATCGACATGAGCTCTTCATTCATGGTGATGCGCGATCCTGTTATCTACCGTGTTCGTTTTGCTCACCACCATCAGACAGGTGACAAGTGGTGCATTTACCCAATGTACGATTTCACTCACTGTATTTCTGATGCGTTGGAAGGTATTACTCACTCTATCTGCACTCTTGAATTCCAAGACAACCGTCGTTTGTACGACTGGGTGTTAGATAACATTACGATTGACAGCCAACCTCGTCAGTATGAGTTTAGCCGCTTGAATCTTGAATACACAGTGATGTCTAAGCGTAAGCTGAACCAACTTGTGGTTGAGAATCTAGTTCAAGGTTGGGATGATCCTCGTATGCCAACTATCTCTGGTTTACGTCGTCGCGGGTTTACTCCAAGCTCGATTCGTGAATTCTGTAAGCGTATTGGTGTAACGAAGCAAGAGAATATGATTGAGTTCGGTTCACTTGAATCTTGTATTCGTGATGATTTGAACGAAAATGCACCTCGTGCGATGGCTGTTCTGGATCCTGTGAAGGTAGTTATCGAGAACTACGAAGCAGATACAGTAGAAACGCTAACCGTTGCAAACCACCCAAATAAGCCAGAAATGGGTACTCGTGAAGTACCATTTACACGTGAAGTTTGGATTGAGCGTGATGATTTCCGTGAAGAAGCAAACAAGAAGTACAAGCGTTTGGTTCTAGGTAAAGAAGTTCGTCTACGTGGCGCTTACGTGATCAAAGCAGAACGTATCGAAAAAGATGCAGAAGGCAACATTACGACTATCTTCTGTTCTTACGACAACGAAACTCTGGGTAAGAACCCTGCAGATGGCCGTAAAGTGAAAGGCGTTATCCACTGGGTATCAGCTGATAAAGCACTGCCTGCTGAGATTCGTTTATACGATCGTCTATTCACAGTGGCAAACCCCGCCGCTGCTGACGACTTCGCAGCAACGCTGAACCCTGAATCTCTGGTTACGCTAAACGGTTTTGTTGAGCCTAGCTTAGCTGAAGGCGTGGCAGAGCAAGCGTACCAGTTTGAACGTACCGGTTACTTCTGCGTAGATTCGAAAGACTCTAAAGCAGACGCGCTAGTATTCAACCGTACAGTTGGCTTGCGTGACACTTGGGGTAAAGCTGAAGCTTAA
- the fcrX gene encoding ferric iron uptake transcriptional regulator FcrX, translating into MSDNNQALKDAGLKVTLPRLKILEVLQQPDCQHISAEDLYKKLIDLGEEIGLATVYRVLNQFDDAGIVTRHHFEGGKSVFELSTQHHHDHLVCLDCGEVIEFSDDLIEERQKEIAQRYNVQLTNHSLYLYGKSITGDCKGNPDAHKAKK; encoded by the coding sequence ATGTCAGACAATAATCAAGCGCTAAAAGATGCTGGTCTTAAAGTGACCCTCCCAAGGCTCAAAATTTTAGAAGTATTACAACAACCAGACTGCCAACATATTAGTGCTGAAGATTTATATAAAAAGCTGATCGACCTAGGTGAAGAGATCGGGCTTGCAACCGTTTATCGAGTGCTTAACCAATTCGATGACGCTGGCATTGTAACTCGCCACCACTTCGAAGGCGGTAAGTCTGTATTTGAACTTTCAACACAGCATCACCATGACCACCTAGTGTGTCTAGACTGCGGTGAAGTTATCGAATTTTCTGATGATCTTATCGAAGAAAGACAAAAAGAAATCGCTCAACGCTACAACGTACAGCTAACTAACCACAGTTTGTATCTGTATGGTAAAAGCATCACAGGGGATTGCAAAGGCAACCCAGACGCACATAAAGCGAAGAAGTAA
- a CDS encoding DUF1853 family protein, translating to MTALQRFYQWVIDSPPLLEIKPPISDLRGFSGPHTIDSSHTYNGNPRLGFLYQHLCEQVIGASDNYSVKYDEIQINVEGRTLGAIDFILEEERSQKLQHWEVAIKFYLLHEQTWFGPNAHDQLDKKLDRMLSHQLGMSSSTAFLEQYPEIDVDSKHLLMQGRLYTNPFLDQKVPTECLGYDINSSQVNGFWCYQNQAHLISEVLYPLTKEQWAAGTDDFTCEPLTEFGDRFVHGQTKSGQFWFVMPQSWPHG from the coding sequence ATGACAGCACTGCAACGTTTTTACCAATGGGTTATCGACTCGCCACCGTTACTGGAAATCAAACCACCCATTTCTGATCTCAGGGGCTTCTCAGGCCCTCATACTATCGATTCATCACATACATACAATGGTAACCCTAGGTTAGGTTTCCTCTACCAGCACCTATGTGAACAAGTCATCGGTGCTTCGGATAATTATTCGGTCAAGTACGATGAGATTCAGATTAATGTTGAAGGTAGAACACTAGGTGCTATCGACTTTATTCTCGAAGAAGAGCGCAGCCAAAAACTGCAGCATTGGGAAGTGGCGATTAAGTTTTACCTACTCCATGAACAAACATGGTTTGGTCCTAACGCTCATGACCAATTAGATAAGAAGCTCGATAGAATGTTGAGCCACCAATTGGGTATGTCGTCTTCAACGGCCTTTCTTGAGCAATATCCAGAGATCGATGTCGACTCAAAACATCTCCTCATGCAGGGTCGTCTCTATACCAACCCCTTCTTAGATCAAAAAGTACCTACTGAATGTTTGGGTTATGACATTAATTCAAGCCAAGTAAACGGTTTTTGGTGCTATCAAAACCAAGCCCATTTAATCTCTGAAGTACTCTACCCTCTCACCAAAGAGCAATGGGCAGCTGGCACTGATGACTTCACCTGTGAACCTCTTACTGAGTTTGGTGATCGCTTCGTTCACGGACAAACCAAATCAGGTCAATTCTGGTTTGTGATGCCACAAAGCTGGCCACACGGCTAA
- the sdhC gene encoding succinate dehydrogenase cytochrome b556 subunit has translation MSKPVKERKTRPVNLDLQTIHFPITAIASILHRVSGVITFVAIGILLWLLSISLSSPVGFMEASDIVDGFFVKFILWGILTALAYHIAGGIRHLLMDLGHFEELESGAKSAKVAFAATAVLSLLAGILVW, from the coding sequence GTGAGCAAGCCCGTGAAAGAAAGAAAGACAAGACCTGTTAATTTAGATTTACAGACCATCCACTTTCCGATCACAGCAATAGCTTCCATCCTACACCGTGTGTCTGGGGTGATAACTTTTGTCGCGATTGGAATTTTGCTTTGGTTACTATCCATTTCCCTCTCATCCCCAGTAGGCTTTATGGAAGCTAGCGACATTGTCGATGGTTTCTTCGTGAAGTTTATTCTGTGGGGCATTTTAACCGCTTTGGCTTACCACATTGCTGGTGGTATTCGTCACCTTCTTATGGACTTAGGTCACTTTGAAGAGCTGGAGTCTGGAGCTAAGAGCGCTAAGGTTGCATTCGCAGCAACAGCGGTATTGTCTCTATTAGCGGGGATCTTAGTATGGTAA
- a CDS encoding citrate synthase yields the protein MADKKATLHIEGQAPIELPITEGVLGTPVIDVRTLGSNGFFTFDPGFLATASCESQITFIDGGKGILLHRGYPIDQLANNADYLEVCYILLYGEAPSRTQYEKFKTTVTRHTMVHEQIASFFHGFRRDAHPMAVMCGVVGALAAFYHDSLDIHNDTHREIAAYRLISKMPTLAAMCYKYSIGQPFIYPRNDLGYAENFLHMMFANPCEEYEVNPIVARAMDKILTLHADHEQNASTSTVRLAGSSGANPFACIAAGIASLWGPAHGGANEACLRMLEEIGSVDQIEEYVAKAKDKDDPFRLMGFGHRVYKNYDPRATVMREACHEVLKELNIQDPLLDVAMELERIALSDEYFVSKKLYPNVDFYSGIILKAIGIPVSMFTVIFAMSRTVGWIAHWNEMHSDPTNRIGRPRQLYTGQEQRDFQAIHERE from the coding sequence ATGGCGGATAAGAAAGCGACCCTTCACATTGAAGGTCAAGCGCCAATCGAGCTACCGATTACAGAGGGTGTACTCGGTACGCCTGTGATCGATGTTCGAACACTAGGTTCTAACGGTTTTTTCACTTTTGACCCTGGTTTTCTTGCCACTGCATCCTGTGAGTCTCAAATCACTTTTATTGACGGTGGAAAAGGTATTCTTTTACATCGTGGTTATCCAATTGACCAACTTGCCAATAACGCTGATTACTTAGAAGTGTGTTACATACTTCTTTACGGTGAAGCCCCATCTCGAACTCAGTACGAAAAGTTCAAGACTACCGTAACACGTCACACTATGGTGCATGAGCAAATTGCTAGTTTCTTCCACGGTTTCCGCCGTGACGCTCACCCTATGGCTGTAATGTGTGGTGTTGTAGGCGCTCTAGCAGCGTTCTACCACGACTCACTTGATATTCACAACGACACACACCGTGAAATTGCGGCTTACCGCTTGATTTCAAAAATGCCAACACTGGCCGCAATGTGTTATAAATATTCAATCGGTCAACCGTTTATCTACCCACGTAACGACCTAGGTTACGCGGAAAACTTTTTACACATGATGTTTGCAAACCCATGTGAAGAGTATGAAGTGAATCCTATCGTTGCTCGTGCTATGGATAAGATTTTAACCCTACACGCAGATCACGAACAGAATGCTTCAACGTCTACTGTACGTCTGGCTGGTTCATCGGGTGCTAATCCGTTTGCGTGTATTGCAGCTGGTATCGCATCACTTTGGGGGCCTGCTCACGGCGGTGCAAACGAAGCTTGTCTGCGTATGCTTGAAGAGATCGGTAGTGTAGATCAAATTGAAGAATACGTTGCGAAAGCAAAAGATAAAGATGACCCATTCCGTTTGATGGGCTTTGGTCACCGTGTTTACAAAAACTACGATCCACGTGCAACAGTAATGCGCGAAGCATGTCATGAAGTACTTAAAGAGCTAAATATTCAAGATCCACTACTTGACGTAGCCATGGAACTTGAACGTATCGCTCTTTCAGATGAGTACTTTGTTTCTAAGAAGCTATACCCGAACGTAGATTTCTACTCAGGTATCATTCTGAAAGCAATCGGCATTCCAGTATCTATGTTTACGGTAATCTTTGCGATGTCTCGTACTGTCGGCTGGATTGCACATTGGAATGAAATGCACAGCGATCCGACGAATCGTATCGGCCGCCCTCGTCAGCTTTATACTGGTCAAGAGCAGCGTGATTTCCAAGCGATACACGAACGCGAATAG
- a CDS encoding alpha/beta fold hydrolase — translation MSVQLNYKIEGEGHTIVLIHGLFGNLDNLGLLARDLKADHQVLSVDLRNHGQSFHSDTHNYQAMAQDVAQLLNDLELEDVTVIGHSMGGKVAMALTQHLTLRKLVVLDMAPVAYTQSRHDNVFAGLQAVIEEQPTSRSEALKVLANHIEIDGVRQFLTKSLFKSEQGVMEWRFNVASLLANYSQIIGWKPIDKTSVKTLLIKGGDSDYLTAEHQTAVQQQFSNAKAHVIANTGHWLHAEKPAEVLRAIRKFIA, via the coding sequence ATGTCAGTACAGCTCAACTATAAAATTGAAGGTGAGGGTCACACCATTGTTTTGATCCATGGATTATTCGGTAATCTGGACAACCTTGGCTTACTCGCTAGGGATCTAAAAGCCGATCATCAGGTTCTTAGTGTCGATCTACGCAACCACGGTCAATCTTTCCATAGTGACACTCACAACTATCAAGCGATGGCACAGGATGTCGCTCAACTGTTGAATGATCTTGAGCTAGAAGATGTCACTGTCATTGGTCACTCAATGGGAGGCAAAGTAGCGATGGCACTGACACAACACCTTACACTGCGTAAGTTAGTTGTCTTAGACATGGCACCTGTCGCGTACACTCAAAGCCGTCACGATAACGTATTCGCAGGCCTACAAGCCGTGATCGAAGAACAACCGACCTCTCGCTCAGAGGCGCTAAAGGTTCTCGCAAACCATATCGAGATCGATGGCGTTCGTCAGTTCTTGACCAAATCTTTGTTTAAATCAGAACAAGGGGTTATGGAATGGCGCTTCAATGTTGCGTCACTGCTCGCTAATTACTCGCAGATCATTGGTTGGAAACCTATTGATAAAACGTCGGTCAAAACCTTGCTGATAAAAGGTGGGGATTCTGATTACCTCACGGCTGAACATCAAACCGCTGTTCAGCAGCAATTTTCTAATGCGAAAGCTCATGTCATCGCAAACACGGGGCACTGGCTGCATGCAGAAAAGCCAGCCGAAGTACTCAGAGCAATCAGAAAGTTCATCGCTTAA
- the sdhD gene encoding succinate dehydrogenase, hydrophobic membrane anchor protein, translated as MVNNVSTFGRNGVHDYLLIRATAIIMTLYTIYLVSFCAFSGDISYVSWTQFFGGTFTKVFTMLALTSVLVHAWIGLWQVLTDYIKCAKLRVGLQVGVVAVLLGYFFSGLFILWGA; from the coding sequence ATGGTAAACAACGTTTCCACTTTTGGTCGTAATGGTGTTCACGATTATCTACTTATTCGTGCAACTGCCATCATTATGACTCTTTACACTATCTACCTAGTGAGCTTCTGTGCTTTCTCTGGTGATATCTCTTACGTATCTTGGACTCAATTCTTTGGTGGAACTTTCACTAAAGTATTCACCATGTTAGCGCTTACTTCTGTTTTGGTTCACGCGTGGATCGGATTATGGCAAGTACTAACTGACTACATCAAATGCGCAAAACTGCGTGTTGGTCTTCAAGTCGGTGTTGTTGCAGTTCTTCTTGGATATTTCTTCTCTGGTCTGTTTATTTTGTGGGGTGCGTAA